The sequence below is a genomic window from Harmonia axyridis chromosome 1, icHarAxyr1.1, whole genome shotgun sequence.
GAAATGTTCTTCGGTTTGGGAttgttttgtcttctaaagGCGTCTCTATTTGCTGCCTTTCAGTCAaattcttaatttcatttcgtactgttgatttgctatgaagtacaaATAATGTATCTTCTTGGCCATTTGTAGAAATTGACTGTTATATCCCAGAAATTACAGATACTGAGATTACTGAGTTTTCTAAATACTATACTTACCATCAATGAACGGCGCTCTTTTATCCTAGAAAATAAGGCTTCAACCATTTCTTTACTCTATGTCGAGTTATAATGACTTTACAAtttgctgatcatgaatcgtagtGTAGTTTCAGCAGTAACTAATGTTGCATCTTCATCCATAACTTATGAGTGGTTTACTGCTTTTGGACCTTTCAAAAGACGTTTGCGTTTTTATTGCCTAATatgcaatttcaatattaaatccCGCAGATCTCGCATggaaaattccacaattttgATCCCGCAGAATTTCAGAGGTAACCAGCATTTGCGGAATTAGATTCCCTagttataatgaaaatacctattGGGtatcattttttcgatattctttttaaattttctaatgtTCCTAGTTACGCAATCATGAAGATTGCATGCTGCACggaattgtttatttcatatcTGAATGCAAATTTTAATTTCGATCCATGAACTGGACCATGATATTTGCGATTCATATCTTCCTGCAAATTTCATGTTTTCAGGTATTTCTGATCAGaatttatcgtgtttacggatgACCAAATTATATACTCTGAGATGCTGTTTGTCGGTAAACAGAATCAACAAATCATTCCTGCAAACATCGGTGTACTATTGGTAGTCGAGGCAAAATCCTTACTAATGCCGCTAAATACAAAATCCCGTATGAAATTTGACGTTTTctttataattatataattgaCCATCTATTGTAATATCTGATTTACTTTTGCAGGTATTGATGTTGTGAAAGAAGCTATAAGAAAACTAAGGTTTACGCAACAATTACGTAAAAGTGAATCTGGTGCCAAAACGAAAAAAGTGGAATTAacaataagtatagatggagtaGCCATACAGGAACCTAAGACGCATGTCATTCTACACATGTTCCCCTTACATAGGATATCGTATTGTGCTGATGATAATGGCGAAAAACGGTTCTTCTCCTTTATTGCGAAACAAAACAATCAAGGTGAGCATATCTTACAAACTCTTAATATAATTGTGAAATTCGAATGTTGTGACTATGACCGTTATGagttatacatatattatattattatctactGCTTTTGTTCACTAAATTATTGTCACAATTGTCGATAGCGATAAAATGAATTAATGGATTCGGAAAAGAAATCTGCATGTTCTGTGTTGCATATAGCTTCCCATACAGACTCAGATTTCAGAGAATCATTTACAGcatatgaaattcaaaaaattgattcgTGGAAAATCCGGTCGTGCAGTCGACTAttgagaaataaaatattttatccaCTCCTATTGAAtcatatattatttattcaactgcttttgagcaattaatagtatctgtTAACAGTGTTAACAAACAATGACttactcactataataaatcgcaAAAGATGGCTCTGCGCTTCAATACCTCtctgtgcttctattcgattggccgaaagggacaTTCCATTGTTTTTGAGGAGAGGAATGTCAATCCGGTAATTTTgtcgttttcaaattaagttgattaTATAActtgttttgatgaaccaatagaattcgtgaattttccatagttacggcgtattgaaaAGCGAATATACTCTTGACGACGtagtataatcgttttggtgtttcgccccctgccatattgtgatcatttccataataACATTCGTGGACGTTCGCTGAAAAAAAAGTAAGAAGTAAGTAAGTAATAAGAAATACAAGAATTATAACAATTCGATAATCATTCCTGCTCACAGAACGTCCAAACATAAGCGAATTTTCAGAGTAAAAAGGGTTGAATAATCATCTTCCTGTTTCGGTAAAAAAGCTTGAAGTTACTATGTTCAGGATTAGATTGAGGCAATTATTACGGAATAAGGTGTTTTATAACGCGAATGAGTAGTTGCGGGGTACATACAGTGTGGTCCTACGAAAatttaacacctcgattttccggctttaaaattaaaatgtggaaaattgctcggacccgtcaatttctgattctaGAGGAAATAATTTTTCCGCTCTTCGCATCACCGTAACTGCAACCCCCTAACGGGGTGAGTACAAtcttttgattttgaataggtgTGAGGTGTGTTGcgatacatcattttgaagatcttattgAATACTATATGATCCTGAAATTTCGATTCCATCATTTCCAAATTAACGAAAATTTCCATCATTAACGAAATGACAGGAAAAAACTGGACGAGTACAACTATTACATAcctttttatctactcctattgtattatacaggatggccatttgaaaacgaaacagacgagattacagacgaaatgaagtttttcgatagaaatgctcggacaggtcgatttctgtttcgagggggacaacttaagatgcaggttacggacgcatagcgcttcaacccttgctgctacaacccccacccccaatttttgaatagggaagatggggtgagtgatacctcaatttaaaggtatttttatactgatttcagcacagtaattgttttttcattttatgcattagttctcgaaatattcatgcgttcgtttgttaggaaggaagccacagtcatggttgttttgaagctcaaaatgtcgatttttcacaaaacactacaagtgccatgaaaacaccacttcattttcaaatacttagttaagaatatttcgagaactaatgcataaatgaaaaaacaattactgtgatgaaatcagtataaaaatacctttcaaataaggtatcactcaccccatcttccgtattcaaaatttgggggtgagggttgtagtagcaagggttgaagcgctatgcgtccgtaacctacatcttaagttgtccccctcgaaacagaaatccacctgtccgagcatttctatcgaaaaactttatttcgtctgtaatctcgtctgtttcgtttccaaatggccaccctgtatattcattattcaactgtttttgagcaattaatagtatttattaacaaacaacgtgagttataataactcattgctataactcactaaaataaatcggaaaagatggctctATATTTCTGATAAGTCAGCGACTTTTTGAATAAAAcgaatttttttcggaaaatcacttttttttctaaattttttattccCTCCAAATACATAACAGGTTTTTTCAAGGCTCTCAAAATAAGCGTTTGTTTCGGTAATACCTTCTTCATTTGACTTAAATCTCTCACCGCCCAGCCTATTTTTGAGGTTTGGAAACAGAAAATAGTCGCAGGGGGCTAGATCTGGAGAATTAGTTGGATGAGATAGCAGTTTGTagtcaaaaaatgaaaatttgtgtcATTCGATTTGATGGATGGATCTATATGCACTTTTTCTACTCTTCCGATATCTGAAttccaaaatatttcaacaataataCAGTGTTACTTTTAAATGCTTTTCAGAAAATTACATTCCTTATTACAGACCTAGAATTTCGAAAAGAATTTTTCATCACAACGTTGCCTTTCTAATATTACTTACTATGTATGAATCATACCAAATTCGATTGACTGTTTCGAGAGTCGTTTAAAATTTCTACTCATTTCCGCAAAACGAGAATTTTGAGGTGAACATCAATATAAATTTCTAACTCACACAGTTGTCTTCTGGTCTTGATCTGGACTTGAGCTGAAATACCTTGAGATGGAATTGACAAGCTTTACCTAAAGTTCGGAAGAAAGCGAGGCATTGAGAACACGACAGCAAATAGAGCTCCGGAAATAATATTCGACTAAAAAGCATACCCATCTTTTTGTACAATCACTGACCAacaaaaatgattattattattaaattttcttttcagTGGATGGCAATGATGAAGAGACCCATGAATGTTTTGTTTTCATATCCGATAAACTAGCAGAAGAAATTACCTTAACCATTGGCCAAGCATTCGAATTGGCTTATAAGAGGTTTTTAGAAACATCTGGAAAAGATTTAGAAGCTCAACGACGGGCAATTATCACCCAGCAATATATAAAACGTCTTGAATTGGAAAATAATACATACAAGATGAGATTGCTATACTTATCGCAATTGAGTAGTTGTAAAGGCGATTTAGACCAATATTTGAGAAAGCACCATATTAAGAATATACTAGAAATACCCCCTTCTACCAGTAATACTAGTTCCAAAGGCACAACTGAAGAAGACGTTAAAACAAGAGAAACCAATGGAAAAACTGATGCACTCTTAGATTTAACATCAGAGGGTGATAATGAAAATGGTAAGCCCACACATTTATCGAATAAACTGATTGTTTATAATTGAAAGTTGTCGTATTAAATGAAGGGTCAGGTAATTCATCAGAATAATCATTTAGTAGAAAATTACGTAGGTTCTCTATTCACTTTCGAATATTGGATCGATTGACTATCGATCGGAATTTACGCATGGAAATATTATGTAAATATATAGTGCTTCTTATATGTTTTCCTATGCTGGGCACATCTTCAGGTTTATAAGTTCCAATAATGTACCTCTGGAATAGTTGAGGGAAAAAGAGAAGTAATTCCCTCAAATTTCGACAGTTTAGACGTTTAGGAATGTATAAAATTCAAAGATCTGATACAAAAGACAAAAGCAATGACGGAAATTTGAGCCCTCCTCATTCGCATCTTCATTCGTGATCGCCAATTGTACCCTTGTACCACTATTCCACTCATacacagttatgtggtctccaagggcccaattggcgaatgaatgaacgagcgttaAAAAGCTCCTGACTCCAGTCAGTGCTCTTTTCatcttttctcgaaatttttattttgcaatgatcttgaatttttcaaactgaaGTTGTTGTTAAATCAGCTAATTAATTATTCACAATTCAAAAAAGCTTCGTTCTGAAAAATGTAAGATATTTCTCAATGAATTTAAATATTCAGTGAATTTCGGTTAAACTAAACAGTTGTACTTACAGTCCTTCATAGATTCCTTGAAATCGGAACTAGCTGATTTTTCATTTAAGCAGAAGGAGTGCTACTGATTTACATTAttattcaagattttttttaaacccagaaatttaaaatttatcagaaCAAATCATTGATaaacgaaatataaaaaaaattggtattgTCGAGATTGCTACTCGAAACTGCTTTCCCATATGGGAAGTCAACTGTTTGAAGGTATCCTTGGTTTAGTGTTATTTATGTCTCAATATAAGCCTAGGaagataattatacagggtgtctcaatgAAAAGGAGTCAACACTgatatttccaataatataataaatagcgGAATATTTGTTTGCTATTCGCATTGTATAGTAGGTAAGGAGAcatttattcaaatcaaatattcatatttagcACTATTCGCTTCCatacaatatacaataaataatacaaacacATTGCAAACATGTGACGTACATTCTGAAATACTTCAGGTATTAACTacattagttgaataatttagGAATGCAATCACTTATTATTATGCCCGCAAGTCTTCCAAAATGTTCGTGAAATGTTCCAATCGCGTTTGTATTATTGCATGAAAGTGAATGGCTCTCAAATTGAacatttaatttcaataaatgtttCCTTACGTGTACTAAATGAAATGTGAATATAAGAcagatatttgttttttttttactgaaataCTACTCTAAAAATATCGAATAGGCCATCATGTGGTCATGAATAAACACTTTTTCATCATCATTATTTTCATGTAGGTATGTATTTTCATGTATTTTTCATACTTTCAGCGCCACCTGTGCCACCAAGAATTTTCGACAGTAACCCATTACCATCTGTAGGTACTAAATTGGAAGGTCTTTTGCTCAATGAGTTTGATCAAGAAGATAATGATTTTGATCCTAGATCCTTCGAACAAACCAATGAAAGTATTCAACCAAAGGCACCTTTGAGTGAGTAATTCCTTGAATAGGAAATCTTTATTTTCTGTACACATTAGCTGATGTATAGAGAATTATGATAAGTATAAACACCGtttcagttttcaattattgaggTTGAAATTCGTTCCACAGGAATAAAACATGGAAGCTGGCAAAACCAACAATTTGGATTTTcagtaataaaattttgatatttataacaTTCAAAAAAGCTTAGGGTATGAATATTTGTCAAATAGTCCATTTTAGATCTCATCTTAAAAGTAGGTTTTTGTcgttcattcaaattgaaaaggGACCACCAAGAAGGGGATTCAAacatattttcttcaaagaaaTTGCCAAACTATGGTACCtcttaatgaaacaaaaactaGAACCTTTGTGGAATAAGTTTTTGGAATTGCTGCTGAACAGAAACTACTCCTCAATTCGAGAAAAAACTCCAGAAAAAAATAAGCATATTTCTGCCGCTTTTAATATAAAGAAGAAAACtgcgaaaattttaaagaatctaattttgaaatatttatgaaaaccGATGCACAAATGATTCCATAAAGGTTATTTAAATAATATGAAGAATAATTATTCCATTTCAAgatttgattttcaaatcagctGATTCGGCAAGGGATTCACAGCAGAAAAAATCTGCAAACTTTACCAgacaaaaaaagttcaaaagctGTTTCGACCGAAATTTTGTGGATAATGATCAACTGTTACCATTAAGATATTCCAGAATAATACTCCATTGAATTGGCATGGATGGAAATGAAGGAACTAATTGTTCAATTTATTCCTTCCAGTATGATCATCTAGAGAACTTCACTGGTAGGGTGGAATATAAGCCAACATTTCCCAAAACATTGCTGGAAAAACTCATCAAAAGGGAAATGGGTGTAGTTTTAAAAAAAGATAATAAAGATTATAAATTAAGAAGGTCAAATGAGTCTATTTGGTTAAGGTAAAATCTGGGATGtcataatttgaaattgaagattTATGACTCGTTCACTTATGGAAAAAACATCGACAAATCCAAATGTAACAACTTTCAGACTTTTTCTGACTACAAATCCAAATTAGTTAAGGGTGTTTTTGTATAATAACATGCCTGTAGGAATAAATTCTATATCAAAATGGAAAACGTCATCAGcgaaaaatattggaatgagctcaaaattttcaaattaacgaACAATTACCCTACATCACAACTTCTGCCATAAAATGTGACAAAATTGGTCAATAAAGAAGTTAATGACCAAGAGTTAATTAATTGGAATAATAACACTAACTTAGTAACTGTAGAGTAGTACTCTATCctatatttgaagaattaattaaaattcacatTTCAAATCAAATCTATACCTAGATGCAGAATATCATCGGGTTCCGTCTACTATAATCGTGAAGAATAATCTCCGAATATTCAACTACAACAATTGTAATTTCACTTCGAAAATtattctaaaaaataaaaatgttccaATCTAATACCACATCCAATGTTGGTTTCTCCTAGAATTATTGTTTTCTACGATTTCTCAAACATGATATTACCTTTTGACTAATTTTCTCGTGAATTCAACTCCATATAGAATTTGAGCTGTTGAAATTTCATATCTACTATTTCTAGTTGTATTACATATCATCGTTGATCTGAGAAAACCTCTCAAGTGACAAATACCCGATTTTACAGGAAGCACATAAACCTCTCTTCTGACTTTAATTCTATTTAACTATATATGGTTTCCAGGGGATTAAAATaaattgatatacctactcAGACATCAGTTTCGATCTATTTTGCGTTTTCTCTTTCCCTGGGAAACGAAAGAGGTCTCGCAAACGACAAAAAAATTGTCGCTCAAACGTCTACATTTGGTCTAACGCCGTCACTGATTGTtagattttccaaaaaaaaaggatttgtCAGTTTTCTTCTAACGCACTAGACTATAAGTATACAGCAGATAATAGAAATATTCTCAAACTTCTCAACTATAACtttcaatttctttaaaacaaACTTTTCTTCTAGTTGCACCTCCACCGAAAGCTCCACGTAAGCAAACTATGAATAATAATGTAATTGAAAATAGTGATGCTTGGAGTTCGCCTTTCTCGCCAGGAAGTCCATCGACCAATAGGTGAGCTGATCTTGAATTATTACCGAAAATTGATTAgacattcatttcaaaattttataacaaaccgcaataataataactctataatttccaattggaaattatagagtcttcaaccgaaaagagaggataaagaaaattttgttttggttgaagagcaagtccttcaatataaattatgttagcttattctgtaaacgtttacacaaaccagtcactacaccgatacggggagacagagtttttgctgaggtttttatctgttctcttgtgtcatacgttgaaatgtatgatgccccgttacatttcctctgctaatactgagattcatcgacacatatgcttgattgtttgaaattaatatcttgtattgctctttctcaaaagaatatatatcatTTTTAGTCATCTTGGCTTGGAGAAGAGTtgatgttttttaaatgggacatcctacATAAGTCttgattaaaattatacaatggacacaaaatggatcagatctcaaaataaaaaacatactCATATACAATATCCCATCAAAAAAATGTAGTCTGATATCCGTTTCaatgatattgagttttttgacttcatttttctatgggacacctcatatatttatttttttcatttatttctagatttaattcattttgtatccATTGCATTATTGTAATTCAGTTATTGTGttggtgtttttttaaatgggacacatTTAATGACTGGATTAAAATTTGACGTACACTAAATAAATTAAGTCaccaaatgaatgaaaaatatttatatacagggtatcccgggaggaatgcgacaaacgaataccatgaattgagGTCAACATGGAGGATCCGTATCAAgtggtttcaatcgcctgagtgccttcgtttgggaaatacagggtgatattcatcttatgagtgaaatttcagaGTTCAagaactctttaactaatcgaccgaataatttaaaattttgaagttggctgaaaaaactataattttcaaaataattctaccAATAAATTCAAGATTCCAAGAACTATGAAATctctttcatgaagaaatgcttattggtcaccctgtatgacggtggcaagcagatttttagaattttgattatgaataaattctttgtgattacgaaaacgaaaaaaatattgatattgtcGTATAGCGTgttccaatattcacgaaaatagaaaaagtctatcCCGGATCTTATTCcttcaatttcagaaatattgaagtaaGACGATAGTAAATGgtgacaaaaattgaaattattcagtggatttgttgaagagtttttgaactttaaaaaattgactcatgagggaatgtttatttaTTACCCTGTATGACCATGCCAGGCAgagataaaaatttttaataatgaattaattctttgtggttacgaaagcggaaaaaaatcataattttcaggtacaaggtgatccaatattcacgaaaataggagaagtctgaaattttcctagtccagatctgatttactcgaattcagaaagacaaaacttcaaaatttgaaattattcggtcgatcagttgaagagttattgaactgtgaaatttcactcataaaatGAACATCACCTTGTAtacccaaacgaaggcactcaggcgattgaaatcTCTTGATACGGGTTtgatgaccttaattcatgTTATTCGTTTGTCGTATTCTTCCCGGGACATCCTGATAAGTCCCatcgaaaattcaagacgaaaaactcaatatctttgaaactgaTGATATTTTTGAAGAACCGATAATGGAATAATTCCTtacaaatctgcggctaaaaaactGCGTCGAATAATataggatgtcccattcaagaaacaccaactttgctctatatctctaaaatggTAATTGATATCTGTGATTTCTTATGAGAATCATATAAACCTTATAAACTAATGAAAATAacgtttaagaattttttgaatatctcgaacagaaaccaagatataccgAAATATTTGAATCAGTCACTTTTCAGAAACCCCCTGTAACTccagaacgaatcaagatatctatgatctggtttctgatatcttattatttcgaaaagggAGCTcagggtccttgaagattttttccctGAGTCTAATAGTTTTCGGGTTAcaatgagcatcgaatttggcaCATCGAATTTGGTACACATATTTCAACAGCAGATTCAAGAATCAATTCTAAAATTTGATTCGTGACAACATAGCAAATATTCGTTCCTGTGGGTTTTTTAACAGaattgcatttagccaaagtgaTCAATTTCTTGAATTTCATCATCGAGTGATAGATATCTAATGTTTCGGAGTTAAAATTGCTATCTGATTATAACCCGATTATATTTTCAGCCTCACAAGCCCAAAAATTCTGGATCCATTCGAGATGGGAGATTTTGGCAATACAGCGACTACCCAAGATATCGAAAATGCTCTAGGTTTATTGGACAAAAAGATATTGGAAATGAAAGTGAGTTTTAAAGAAGTAACTTTTTGGTTTTATGTTCACCATTAAAAATATACAATGCGAGTTTCTCTTCCAATGTATTTTGAGGTGGATTAGGACTATTGGCAGCGTAAGGCGAAAGGCAAATCTGGGCTCTCGTAATCACGGTCACgagtttttgagatatacagGGTCCGGCAAAAAAACCTCCCTGATTTCAATAGGCATttgcaaaaagaataagaaacatatagAACAATTACTTATATTTGTGAATAGCCTATATGATGCCATTTTACATCACTTAGTACACTTTActtggttttgaaaattatgtctgATAAATGATGTCCCCCATTGTTAAGACATTCACGAAGTCTTTCCCTGAAGTTGTCCATAGTTCTTCGTGTAACTTCCCTTGGAATGGCTGCCACTTCCTGCCTAATGGCATCTTTTAGTTCTTGCAGAGTTCTGGGACGATGTTTGTACACTTCAGCCTTTAGGtatccccacagaaagaaaTCACAAGGTGATAAGTCGGGTGACCTTGGGGGCCAGGAAATGTCTCCTCTTAAAGAAACAAGACGTCCAGGGAACAACTCTCTTAACATTTCCATGGACCGCCGAGCAGTGTGAGCTGAGGCTCCGTCCTATTGGAACCAAACTTCTTCTTCCTGAT
It includes:
- the LOC123670814 gene encoding PTB domain-containing engulfment adapter protein 1 — translated: MSTLRKWAQNTQNKLNIKTNNTNGTDGERKWIHPPGTLQKGHIAYLVKFLGNIVVDQPKGIDVVKEAIRKLRFTQQLRKSESGAKTKKVELTISIDGVAIQEPKTHVILHMFPLHRISYCADDNGEKRFFSFIAKQNNQVDGNDEETHECFVFISDKLAEEITLTIGQAFELAYKRFLETSGKDLEAQRRAIITQQYIKRLELENNTYKMRLLYLSQLSSCKGDLDQYLRKHHIKNILEIPPSTSNTSSKGTTEEDVKTRETNGKTDALLDLTSEGDNENAPPVPPRIFDSNPLPSVGTKLEGLLLNEFDQEDNDFDPRSFEQTNESIQPKAPLIAPPPKAPRKQTMNNNVIENSDAWSSPFSPGSPSTNSLTSPKILDPFEMGDFGNTATTQDIENALGLLDKKILEMKTGFSQGISFGNDDFSLESLDPLKH